Below is a window of Streptomyces qaidamensis DNA.
GAAGTCGTCGAGGGTGGTGCGGGCGCTGTCGACCGAGCAGCCGACGAGTGCGGAGGCGGTCTGCGGGTCGACCAGTCCGGCCGGGGCGAGGGCGAGCAGGCGCAGCATCCGGGCGGCGCCGGCGGGCAGGGCGGCGTAGGCGAGCCGGAAGACCCGGGTGAGGGCGGTGCCCTCAGTGTCCTCGGCGCGCAGCTGCTTGGCCAGGTCGGAGACGGCGGCGTTGGGGCGGGCCGCGAGCCAGCCTCCCGCCAGCATCAGCGCGGCGGGCTGCCCCTGGCACTCCTCGGCGAGGCCCTCGGCGGCCCGGGGGTCGACGGTGATGCGGACCGAGCCGGTGTGCCGGGTCAGCAGTTCCACCCCGGACTTGGCGTCCAGGCCGCCCAGGGTGCAGGGGCGGACGTCGGAGATGCCGGTCAGCGGGCCTTCGGAGACCGCGACGACGAGGCAGTCCGGGGTGTCGGGCAGCAGGGCGTCGACCTGCTCGGCGTCGGCCGCGTCGTCCAGCAGGAGCAGGGCGCGGCGCTCGGCCAGGGCGGTGCGCAGGGCATCGGTGAGGTCGTCCTCGCAGGCCCCGGCCGGCGCCGGCGCGTCCAGGGCGGCGAGGAGGTCGCGGGCGGCACGCCCGACGGGGACCGGGGTGCCGCCCGGCTCGGTCAGGCTCGCCCGCAGCACCCCGTCGGGGTAACGGTCCGCAACCTGCCGTACGAGTTCCTCTGCGAGTGCCGTGCGGCCCGAACCGGGCCGGCCGGCGATGAGCAGCACGCGCGCGCGGGGTGCTTTGCGGCCGGCCAGGGTGTCCAGCCCGGCGCGCTCGATGTCGGCGCGCAGTTCCTTCAACTCCCGTGTGCGGCCCAGGAAGTCGATCTCCCCGGCAGCGCGCCCGGCCGACCGCACGTCGCCTGTCTCCACGACCTGATCCGCCACGGGCCACACTCCCGTCCCACCGCACACGCGAGCCCGCCGGGACTCCGGTTCGGGCGTGCCACAGAGCCTAGTTCACGCTCTGCAACGTCCCCGGAGGAGCACGGCGGGCACGGCGGACACATCCCCTGATCGGATCAACAGATCGTAGGACGACAGCGTCGGTGGAGCGCCCTCAAGGGCGCGGGGAACTGCGCGACAAGCCACGACGCAGCCGCACCCGACCGACGACACACGCGGCTCCCCTCGCGGAGCGCTACACCTCGAACGGACGCGCCGGCCACGGCGCCAGGGCCGGGCGCAGGGCGTCCAGGCCGTCCCCGCCCCGGGCGGCGACCAGCGAGAGGACGCCCACGACGAGGCAGTTGTTGTGGAGATCGCCGGCCAGCACGCCCCGCACGAGCTCCTCGACCGGCACGCGGTCCAGGAGCATGTCGGCCTCTTCCTCCTCGACGGCGAAGCGCTCCCCCTCGGCCTCGGACAGGTCACGCGCCAGGAAGATCCGGACGGCCTCGTCGCAGCCGCCGGGCGTGGTGTAGACGTCGGTCAGCACCCGCCAGTCCTCGGCCTTGACGTGCGCCTCCTCGTACAGCTCGCGCTGCGCGGCGTGCAGCGGGTTCTCGCCGGGGACGTCGAGCAGTCCGGCCGGGATCTCCCACAGCTTGTGGCGCACGGGGTGGCGGTACTGGCGCAGCACCAGCACACGGTCGTCCGCGTCGAGGGCGAGAACGGCCACGGAGCCGGGGTGGACCTGGTAGTCACGGCCGACCACGGTGCCGTCGGGCATGACCACGTCGTCGGTGCGGACGGAGGTCTTGTTGCCCACGAAGGGAGTCTGCGTCGCCCGGATCTCCCACTCCTCCGGGGCGTCCTTGATCGTCATGCCTGTCCTTCCACGTGCCACACGACCTGCGAAACGAAACCGGGGTGCACACCCTTTGAAGGGATGCACCCCGGCCACCGTACAACTGGTGTGTTACTTCGAAGTCTTCCGCTCGACCGAGGCCTTGACGAGCCCGGCGAACAGCGGGTGCGGGCGCGTCGGCCGCGAGCGCAGCTCCGGGTGGGCCTGTGTGGCGACCAGGTACGGGTGGACGTCGCGCGGGTACTCGACGTATTCGACGAGCTTGCCGTCCGGCGAGGTGCCGGAGAACTGGATGCCCGTCTGCTTCTCCAGCTCGGCCCGGTAGGCGTTGTTCACCTCGTAGCGGTGCCGGTGGCGCTCCTCGACGTACTCCTTGCCGTCGTACACCTCGCGCACGATCGAGCCCTCGGCCAGCTTGGCCGGGTACATGCCGAGCCGCATGGTGCCGCCCATGTCACCCTCACCGGCGACGATGTCGAGCTGCTCGGCCATGGTGGAGATGACCGGGTGGGAGGTGGCCGGGTCGAACTCGGTGGAGTTGGCGTCGGTGATGTCGGCCAGGTTGCGCGCGGCCTCGATCACGATGCACTGCAGGCCGAGGCAGAGGCCGAGCAGCGGGATCTTGTTCTCGCGGGCGTACTTGATCGCGCCGACCTTGCCGAGCACACCGCGGTCGCCGAAGCCGCCGGGGATGCAGACGCCGTCGACGTCGCCGAGCTGCGCCGCGGCGCCCGCCGGGGTCTTGCAGTCGTCGGAGGTGACCCACTTGATCTTCACGCGGGCGCGGTTGGCGAAGCCGCCGGCGCGCAGCGCCTCGGTGACCGACAGGTAGGCGTCGGGCAGGTCGATGTACTTGCCGACCAGGGCGAGGGTGATCTCGTGGTCGGGGTTGTGGACGCGGTCGAGCAGGTCGTCCCAGGTCGTCCAGTCGACGTCGCGGAACGGCAGGTCGAGCTTGCGGACGACGTAGGCGTCCAGGCCCTCGCCGTGCACCGTCTTCGGGATGTCGTAGATCGAGCGGGCGTCGGGGCAGGCCACCACGGCGGCCTCGTCGACGTCGCACATCAGCGAGATCTTCCGCTTGATCGCGGTGGGGACCTCGCGGTCGCAGCGCAGCACGATCGCGTCCGGCTGGATACCGATGTTGCGCAGGGCCGCAACCGAGTGCTGGGTGGGCTTCGTCTTCAGCTCACCCGAGGGGCCGATGTACGGCAGGAGCGAGATATGGACGACGAAGACGTTGTCACGGCCGACCTCGTGACGGACCTGGCGGACGGTCTCCAGGAACGGCAGCGACTCGATGTCGCCGACCGTGCCGCCGACCTCGGTGATCACGACGTCGACCTCGTCCGTCGCCATGCGGCGGATGCGGTGCTTGATCTCGTTGGTGATGTGCGGGATGACCTGCACGGTGTCGCCCAGGTACTCGCCGCGCCGCTCCTTGGCGATCACGGTGTTGTACACCTGGCCGGTGGTGACGTTGGCGGAGCCGTCGAGGTCGCGGTCGAGGAAGCGCTCGTAGTGACCGATGTCCAGGTCGGTCTCGGCGCCGTCGTTGGTGACGAACACCTCACCGTGCTGGAAGGGGTTCATCGTGCCCGGGTCCACGTTCAGGTACGGGTCGAGCTTCTGCATCACGACGCGCAGACCGCGGGCCTTGAGCAGCATGCCGAGGCTGGAGGCCGTCAGGCCCTTGCCCAGCGAGGAGGCGACACCCCCGGTGACGAAGATGTGCTTGGTCGTCGAATTACGAAAAGCGGCGGGCGGCATGGCCAAGACGGGGCTCCCGTGGTCGCGGTCTGGGGGTGCGGTGCGGCTGCCCGCCGGAGAACTCCGGGGTGCCGTCGCTGCGGTTCGGGGGTTCCCTGTCGGGAAGGGGCCCACCGGTCCACGGGCTACCAGCGTATCAGCGCCGCGGGGCGGTGGCTTCCGGCCACGCTCCGCACACATCCCGACACGGAGGTGACCCCACTCACCGCTTCCTCACCCGTTGCTCACTCGTTCGGCGTACTCCCCTTGTCCGGACGGGCACCCGGATCATCCGCGTGCGTCGTATCCTGCTCGGACACTCGCTGCCGAGCCCGTCCGGCCCAACGGCACCACCCCCCGCCCGTAAGCACCGGAACAACGTGAGCTCGTCAGTTCGTTGAGCAACAATTGGCGCTTTGCATCACGGCTGAGTGACCTGTTTTGCTTCATCGCTCAACGACGTATTGCAAGACTTGCTGAAACCCCACCTTGACCGCACTAGCGACAGCCCCCTCGTGGGGTGACGTGGCCGTTCGACTGGAGTTGCACGTGGCCGGGCGCATCGAAGACTACGCACTCATCGGAGACATGCAGACCGCTGCCCTGGTCTGCCGGGACGGCACAGTCGACTGGCTGTGCCTGCCCCGCTTCGACTCGCACGCCATCTTCGCCGGCCTGCTGGGCACCGAGGAGCACGGCTTCTGGCGGCTCGGCCCCGCGTACGCCTCCGACCAGCAGCCCCCCACCGCCGCGCGGCGCAGCTACCGGGGCGACTCGCTGATCCTGGAGTCCGAATGGGACACCCAGCGGGGCACGGTCCGGGTGACGGACTTCATGCCGCCGCGTGACGGCGCCCCGCAGCTGATCCGGATCGTCGAGGGCGTCTCGGGCCGCGTGCCGATGCGCTCGGCGCTGCGGATGCGGTTCTCCTACGGGCGGGTGGTGCCGTGGGTGCACAAGCACGAGGGGCGGACGGTGGCCGTCGCGGGCCCCGACTCCGTGTGGTTCGACACATCCGCGGAGACCTACGGCAAGTCGCTGACGACGTACGCGGACTTCACGGTCGCCCCGGGTGACCGGATCGCGTTCACGATCTCCTGGGAGCCCTCGCACAAGGAGCCGCCGCCGCTGCCCGAGCCGGAGCAGTCGCTGGAGGCGACGGAGGACTTCTGGCGCGAGTGGGTCGACCACTGTACGTACCACGGTCCCTACCGGGAGGCCGTCGTCCGCTCGCTGATCACGCTGAAGGCCCTGACGTACGCCCCGACCGGCGGCATCGTCGCCGCGCCCACCACCTCCCTGCCGGAGGACATCGGCGGCGTGCGCAACTGGGACTACCGCTACACCTGGCTGCGCGACGCGGCGATCACGCTGTCCTCGCTGCTGCGCACCGGCTACCGCGAGGAGGCCCGGGCCTGGCGCGAGTGGCTGCTGCGGGCGGTCGCCGGCGACCCGGAGAACCTGCAGATCATGTACGGCATCGCCGGCGAGCGCGAGCTGGGCGAGGCGGAGCTGGACTGGCTGCCGGGCTACGAGAGCTCCGGCCCGGTCCGGGTCGGCAACGGCGCGGCCCACCAGCTCCAGCTGGACGTGTACGGCGAGGTCACCGAGGCCCTGCACCTGGCCCACATGACGGGTCTCGCGCGCAACGACTACGCCGCGCTGCTCCAGCTGAAGCTGATCCGCTACCTGGAGGACCACTGGCAGGAGCCGGACGAGGGCATCTGGGAGGTGCGCGGCCCGCGCCGCCACTTCGTGCACTCCAAGGTGATGGCCTGGGTCGCGGTCGACCGCACGATCAAGCTGATCGAGTCCGGCGACGCGGACGGCCCGCTGGAGCGCTGGCGCGAGCTGCGCGACGACATCCACCGGGACGTGTGCGACAAGGGCTACGACAAGGAGCGCAACACCTTCACGCAGTCGTACGGCTCGAAGGAGCTGGACGCCTCGCTGCTGCTGATCCCGCAGATGGGCTTCCTGCCGCCGGACGACAAGCGGGTCATCGGCACGATCGAGGCGATCCAGCGCGAGCTGTCCACGTCGGACGGCTTCATCCTGCGCTACCCGACCACCAGCGGCGACGAGAACGTCGACGGCCTGCCCGGCGATGAGGGCGCGTTCCTGGCCTGCTCGTTCTGGATGGCCGACGACCTGGCGATGATCGGCCGCGTGGACGAGGCCCGCAAGCTGTTCGAGAAGCTGCTGTCTCTGCGCAACGACCTCGGTCTGCTGGCCGAGGAGTGGGACCCGCGTCTGCAACGCCAGGTCGGAAACTTCCCGCAGGCCTTCAGCCACGTGCCGCTCATCGACACGGCACTGCGTCTGACGGCTTCGGGCGCGTACGGCGGCTGAGCGGGGGCACCCGCTGGGTGTCACTCCGGCCCTCGTGGGGGCGTCACTGCGGCCCTCGTGGGGGCGTCACTGCGGCCTGAGGGCCGTGAGCGTGCGCTCCCCCGCGGGATCGCCGGCCGTGGCCGGGACCAGGGCGATCTCGTCCAGTCCGGCCTCGGCGTAGGCGGCGATACGGGCGCGGACGGTGTCGGTGTCGCCGACGAGGGCGACCGTGCCGGCGGCCTCGGGCGGCAGTGCCCGGAGCAGGGTGTCGGCGTCGGCGCCCTTGGCGGCCAGCTCGACGACCTCGGCGAACCCCGCGTCGACGAACATGTCGCTGTAGCCCGGCACCGCGAGGTAGCCGACGACGCTGCGCAGGACCTGCGTGAGCGTCTCCGGCTCCGGATCGACGGCGGCGGGCAGCCAGGCGGCCAGCCGCGGCGGCGTACGGCCCGCCTTCTCGGCGGCCGCGAGCATCCGGCCGCGCAGCATGCGGACCTGCTCGGGCGAGACGAGGTCGAGCAGCATCCGGTCGGAGTGCGCGACGGCGGCGGCGACCGCCCGCTCCCCGAACGCGGCGACGGTGACCATGCCTCCGGGCGGCGGCAGCCGGCGCGGAAAGCCGCTGCCGGGCACGATCGGCTCGCCCGGCGCACTGCCCATCAGCGCCCGTACGGCCGCCGCCGACTCCTCCAGGGCCGCCGCGGGCCGGGTCCGCGGCCGGCCGTGCACGCCCTCGACGACCCGCTTGCTGGAGGTGCCCAGGGCCACGCCGACGGGCCGCCCGGTGACGGCCGCGGTGGAGGCGGCGCCCCGGACGATGGTGAGCGGATCGCGCACCGACACCGGTACGGGCCCGGCGGTCAGCGCGGCCTGCTCGGTGGCGACGCCGATCGCCGTCGCCAGGACGAACGAGTCCCACGTGGGTCCCTCGCCGGCCCAGACCTCCCGGTACCCGAGCCGGTCGGCGAGCACCGCGACCCGCAACGGCTCCTCGACCGGACTGTCGTCCTCCCGCCCTACCGCCACCACGCTCATGTCCATGACTGCGCCCGTACCCGGCCGGTCACGCGCTATTCCGGGGAGATCCGGCGCGGGATCCGGGAGGTGATCATTTCGGTGCCCCGCCGGAGATGTCCGCAAGGCTCCCGCGCGGGTAGCGTCCGGCACATGGAGAGCGGGACGGACAGCGGTTACGACACCCAGGGCGCCGGGATCACCGTGCAGCGGGCGCTGGAGCTGCCGGGGCTGCGCAGCGGGCTGCCCGAGGTGCTGGCGGGCGCCGAGCGGCTGGGGCGGACCGTGCGCTGGGTGCACGCCGGCGAGGTGCCGCACATCGCCTCCCTGCTCAAGGGCGGCGAACTCCTGCTGACCACGGGCTACGGCCTCGGCACCCGGCCCGCCGAGCAGCGGGCGTTCGTGCGCACCCTGGCCGAGCGCGGCATCGCGGCCCTGGTCGTGGAGCTCGGTCCGCGCTTCACCCGGCTGCCGGCGGCCCTCGTCGACACGGCACGCTCCGCCGGGCTGCCGCTCGTCCAGCTGCACCGCGAGGTGCCCTTCGTCACGGTCACGGAGGAGGTGCACACCGAGATCGTCAACGGCCACTACGCGCTGCTGCAGCGGGCCGAGGAGGTGCACCGGCGGTGCACACAGGCCCTGCTGGGCGGCGGTGGGGTGCCCCAAGTGCTCGGTATCCTCGCCGACTTCGCCGGGAACCCCGTGTTCCTGGAGACGGCGGACGGGCAGTTGCTGTACACGGCCGGGTCGGGGCCCGAGGGCGCGGACCCGCTCCAGGTGTGGGAGGGGCTGCGCGGCCAGCACAAGGACGAGCCGCCGCTCGCGGGGTCGGTGCTCGTGGACGTGCCGGGCGGCGGGCCCGGCAGCGGGGGCGTCCGGGCCCGGCTCATAGTGCTGCCCGTGCGCACTCCCCCGGCTCCGGTGCACCGGATGGCCGCCGAGCGGGCCGCGGGCATCCTGGCCGTGGTGCTGATGCAGGCCCGCCAGGAGGAGGAACTGGCGGCGCGCGGGCGCGGCGACTTCCTCACCGACCTCGCCGAGGGCCGCGTCACGGCCGAGGACGCCCCGGCGCAGGCCCGCGTGCTGGGTTTCCGGCCGGGCGGCGGCCCGCTGCTGCCGCTGGTCATGCGGCTCGGGGACGCCCTGTCCCCGGACGGGGGCGGTGCCCGCTCCGGTGGAGCCGAGAGCGGGGGTGGCCGGGCCGTGCTGGC
It encodes the following:
- a CDS encoding NUDIX domain-containing protein; protein product: MTIKDAPEEWEIRATQTPFVGNKTSVRTDDVVMPDGTVVGRDYQVHPGSVAVLALDADDRVLVLRQYRHPVRHKLWEIPAGLLDVPGENPLHAAQRELYEEAHVKAEDWRVLTDVYTTPGGCDEAVRIFLARDLSEAEGERFAVEEEEADMLLDRVPVEELVRGVLAGDLHNNCLVVGVLSLVAARGGDGLDALRPALAPWPARPFEV
- a CDS encoding CTP synthase translates to MPPAAFRNSTTKHIFVTGGVASSLGKGLTASSLGMLLKARGLRVVMQKLDPYLNVDPGTMNPFQHGEVFVTNDGAETDLDIGHYERFLDRDLDGSANVTTGQVYNTVIAKERRGEYLGDTVQVIPHITNEIKHRIRRMATDEVDVVITEVGGTVGDIESLPFLETVRQVRHEVGRDNVFVVHISLLPYIGPSGELKTKPTQHSVAALRNIGIQPDAIVLRCDREVPTAIKRKISLMCDVDEAAVVACPDARSIYDIPKTVHGEGLDAYVVRKLDLPFRDVDWTTWDDLLDRVHNPDHEITLALVGKYIDLPDAYLSVTEALRAGGFANRARVKIKWVTSDDCKTPAGAAAQLGDVDGVCIPGGFGDRGVLGKVGAIKYARENKIPLLGLCLGLQCIVIEAARNLADITDANSTEFDPATSHPVISTMAEQLDIVAGEGDMGGTMRLGMYPAKLAEGSIVREVYDGKEYVEERHRHRYEVNNAYRAELEKQTGIQFSGTSPDGKLVEYVEYPRDVHPYLVATQAHPELRSRPTRPHPLFAGLVKASVERKTSK
- a CDS encoding glycoside hydrolase family 15 protein; translation: MAGRIEDYALIGDMQTAALVCRDGTVDWLCLPRFDSHAIFAGLLGTEEHGFWRLGPAYASDQQPPTAARRSYRGDSLILESEWDTQRGTVRVTDFMPPRDGAPQLIRIVEGVSGRVPMRSALRMRFSYGRVVPWVHKHEGRTVAVAGPDSVWFDTSAETYGKSLTTYADFTVAPGDRIAFTISWEPSHKEPPPLPEPEQSLEATEDFWREWVDHCTYHGPYREAVVRSLITLKALTYAPTGGIVAAPTTSLPEDIGGVRNWDYRYTWLRDAAITLSSLLRTGYREEARAWREWLLRAVAGDPENLQIMYGIAGERELGEAELDWLPGYESSGPVRVGNGAAHQLQLDVYGEVTEALHLAHMTGLARNDYAALLQLKLIRYLEDHWQEPDEGIWEVRGPRRHFVHSKVMAWVAVDRTIKLIESGDADGPLERWRELRDDIHRDVCDKGYDKERNTFTQSYGSKELDASLLLIPQMGFLPPDDKRVIGTIEAIQRELSTSDGFILRYPTTSGDENVDGLPGDEGAFLACSFWMADDLAMIGRVDEARKLFEKLLSLRNDLGLLAEEWDPRLQRQVGNFPQAFSHVPLIDTALRLTASGAYGG
- a CDS encoding LLM class F420-dependent oxidoreductase; the encoded protein is MDMSVVAVGREDDSPVEEPLRVAVLADRLGYREVWAGEGPTWDSFVLATAIGVATEQAALTAGPVPVSVRDPLTIVRGAASTAAVTGRPVGVALGTSSKRVVEGVHGRPRTRPAAALEESAAAVRALMGSAPGEPIVPGSGFPRRLPPPGGMVTVAAFGERAVAAAVAHSDRMLLDLVSPEQVRMLRGRMLAAAEKAGRTPPRLAAWLPAAVDPEPETLTQVLRSVVGYLAVPGYSDMFVDAGFAEVVELAAKGADADTLLRALPPEAAGTVALVGDTDTVRARIAAYAEAGLDEIALVPATAGDPAGERTLTALRPQ
- a CDS encoding PucR family transcriptional regulator, whose product is MESGTDSGYDTQGAGITVQRALELPGLRSGLPEVLAGAERLGRTVRWVHAGEVPHIASLLKGGELLLTTGYGLGTRPAEQRAFVRTLAERGIAALVVELGPRFTRLPAALVDTARSAGLPLVQLHREVPFVTVTEEVHTEIVNGHYALLQRAEEVHRRCTQALLGGGGVPQVLGILADFAGNPVFLETADGQLLYTAGSGPEGADPLQVWEGLRGQHKDEPPLAGSVLVDVPGGGPGSGGVRARLIVLPVRTPPAPVHRMAAERAAGILAVVLMQARQEEELAARGRGDFLTDLAEGRVTAEDAPAQARVLGFRPGGGPLLPLVMRLGDALSPDGGGARSGGAESGGGRAVLARALSEELASVGLPVLLGVRPVEGRVLVLLGLRAESERAAVADRVAAALRAGVGRAGLPRPGGQPPVVVVGTAGGWPAAASGLRHAAETATAAQGLPDRPWYDARRLDIDLLLWRLRDHEDLAAFVDRALGPLLEHDRRSRPPLLPTLTTYLAHAGRKAETARELHLNRQTLYNRLGRIGELLGTDLDDPQTVLALSLALRARRHVP